One genomic segment of Kocuria rhizophila DC2201 includes these proteins:
- a CDS encoding thioesterase family protein, whose amino-acid sequence MSDEQPVGHLGVNGEDTPDAHYIRTGEHSFRTTVYTQGAWSPLEQHMAASSGLLVHEIERNHPREDMIPVRFSFDILGFIAGGEIEVHTRVLRPGKTIELVEATMSSGGRDCIRLSMWRLKTSDTQDVAGGEIEPLTPLEQCEELNMYEQWGGGYIGSLEARVARMPRPGSGAGWLRISKAVVEGEDSSPTAQFISAVDAANGLAPRVEIGPWAFPNVDLTIHMFRAPVSAWVGLDTNVEFGGDGVGLTHSELFDEQGPIGRVAQALTVRRMG is encoded by the coding sequence ATGAGCGACGAGCAGCCCGTGGGGCACCTGGGCGTGAACGGCGAGGACACCCCGGACGCCCACTACATCCGCACCGGGGAGCACAGCTTCCGCACCACCGTGTACACACAGGGCGCGTGGAGCCCCCTGGAGCAGCACATGGCGGCGTCCTCCGGGCTGCTGGTGCACGAGATCGAGCGCAACCACCCGCGTGAGGACATGATCCCGGTGCGGTTCTCGTTCGACATCCTGGGCTTCATTGCCGGCGGCGAGATCGAGGTGCACACCCGCGTGCTGCGCCCGGGCAAGACCATCGAGCTGGTCGAGGCCACCATGAGCAGCGGCGGGCGGGACTGCATCCGGCTGAGCATGTGGCGGCTGAAGACCTCGGACACCCAGGACGTGGCGGGCGGCGAGATCGAACCGCTCACCCCGCTGGAGCAGTGCGAGGAGCTGAACATGTACGAGCAGTGGGGCGGCGGCTACATCGGCTCCCTCGAGGCCCGCGTGGCGCGCATGCCCCGCCCGGGCAGCGGCGCGGGCTGGCTGCGGATCAGCAAGGCCGTGGTGGAGGGCGAGGACTCCTCCCCCACCGCCCAGTTCATCAGCGCGGTGGACGCCGCCAACGGTCTGGCGCCCCGCGTGGAGATCGGCCCGTGGGCGTTCCCCAACGTGGACCTCACCATCCACATGTTCCGCGCCCCCGTCTCCGCATGGGTGGGCCTGGACACCAACGTGGAGTTCGGCGGGGACGGCGTGGGCCTGACCCACTCGGAGCTCTTCGACGAGCAGGGCCCCATCGGCCGGGTGGCGCAGGCGCTCACCGTGCGCCGCATGGGCTGA
- a CDS encoding fatty acid desaturase family protein, producing the protein MTLTSVTPTQNTRTAPRPPGDPLNLTRAELDDLAAQLDAVREDIFSQRGQSDARYIRRVVALQRGLEMTGRACMIFSKHRPLWWAGVGCLSVGKILENMEIGHNVLHGQWDWMNDKEIHSTTWEWDFVAPSAGWQRTHNDLHHTWTNVLGKDRDVGYNVLRMDPDQPWRPVNLLNPVINLLLAPAFEWGIAIYDVELDQFRAGTKSGRATWEDFKRVMKKLGRQSAKDFLVSPLLASLTGSGKASIKGFLAANVIRNVWAHAVIFCGHFPDGAETFTEDEVENESRGHWYRRQAMGSANIDGSRLMHFMSGNLSFQIEHHLFPDMPSNRLSQIAPRVREICRQYGIRYTSGPLPQQVFQAWRKVFRLALP; encoded by the coding sequence ATGACGCTCACCTCAGTCACCCCCACCCAGAACACCAGAACAGCGCCGCGTCCACCGGGTGATCCCCTGAACCTCACACGGGCGGAACTCGACGACCTCGCGGCACAGCTCGACGCCGTGCGGGAGGACATCTTCTCCCAGCGCGGGCAGTCGGACGCACGCTACATCCGCCGTGTGGTGGCCCTGCAGCGCGGCCTGGAGATGACGGGGCGCGCGTGCATGATCTTCTCCAAACACCGGCCCCTGTGGTGGGCGGGCGTGGGCTGTCTGAGCGTGGGCAAGATCCTGGAGAACATGGAGATCGGCCACAACGTGCTCCACGGTCAGTGGGACTGGATGAACGACAAGGAGATCCACTCCACCACGTGGGAGTGGGACTTCGTGGCACCGTCCGCCGGCTGGCAGCGCACCCACAACGATCTCCACCACACCTGGACCAACGTGCTCGGCAAGGACCGGGACGTGGGGTACAACGTGCTGCGCATGGACCCGGACCAGCCGTGGCGGCCCGTGAACCTGCTCAATCCCGTGATCAATCTCCTGCTGGCCCCGGCGTTCGAGTGGGGGATCGCCATCTACGACGTGGAGCTGGACCAGTTCCGCGCCGGGACCAAGTCCGGCCGAGCCACCTGGGAGGACTTCAAGCGGGTGATGAAGAAGCTCGGGAGGCAGTCCGCGAAGGATTTCCTGGTCTCCCCCCTGCTGGCATCCCTCACCGGGTCGGGGAAGGCGTCGATCAAGGGCTTCCTGGCGGCGAACGTGATCCGCAACGTGTGGGCGCACGCGGTGATCTTCTGCGGCCACTTCCCGGACGGCGCGGAGACCTTCACGGAGGACGAGGTGGAGAACGAGTCGCGGGGGCACTGGTACCGGCGGCAGGCCATGGGATCCGCGAACATCGACGGCTCCCGCCTCATGCACTTCATGAGCGGCAACCTGTCCTTCCAGATCGAGCACCACCTGTTCCCGGACATGCCCTCCAACAGGCTGTCCCAGATCGCACCGCGCGTGCGGGAGATCTGCCGGCAGTACGGGATCCGGTACACCTCCGGCCCGCTGCCCCAGCAGGTCTTCCAGGCGTGGCGCAAGGTGTTCAGGCTGGCCCTGCCCTGA
- a CDS encoding flavin reductase family protein, with protein MGRSGIVRFLHAAAGILSYPQDPRSFAQLFGALSSAHYTRGRITRIHRETPDTVTAFFTAGDGWIPHRAGQWARIGVEVDGKRIWRPYSLSAPEQGDPSITVRAQGTVSEHLVHRAAPGDVLYLERPEGQFILPEMPTALLFMVAGSGITPVMSMLRTLMPRRPDHDVVLVYVARNRESCIFHDEILELADQFRGLRPVFWFTEERGRLDAADPGAVGALCPDHRARATYACGPDSFVTAVEALGEVSGHAPVVERFDVARAATGGRPGEIRLQQSGLTVAVGGRDTILEAAERAEHPLPHGCRMGICHSCLIPMTDGAVTNIRTGELHREPGPIQTCVTRPAPYAAFDA; from the coding sequence ATGGGCCGCTCCGGGATCGTGAGATTCCTCCACGCAGCAGCCGGCATCCTGAGCTACCCCCAGGATCCGCGCTCGTTTGCACAACTCTTCGGCGCACTCTCGAGCGCCCACTACACGCGCGGGCGGATCACCCGCATCCACCGAGAGACGCCCGACACCGTGACCGCGTTCTTCACCGCCGGCGACGGCTGGATCCCGCACCGCGCGGGCCAGTGGGCGCGGATCGGCGTAGAGGTGGACGGGAAGCGGATCTGGCGCCCCTACTCCCTCAGCGCTCCCGAGCAGGGCGACCCCTCGATCACCGTCAGGGCCCAGGGGACCGTGTCCGAGCACCTCGTGCACCGGGCCGCCCCCGGGGACGTGCTGTACCTGGAGCGCCCGGAGGGGCAGTTCATCCTCCCGGAGATGCCCACGGCGCTGCTCTTCATGGTAGCCGGTTCCGGCATCACCCCGGTGATGTCCATGCTGCGGACCCTCATGCCGCGCAGACCGGATCACGACGTGGTCCTGGTCTACGTGGCCAGGAACCGGGAGTCGTGCATCTTCCACGACGAGATCCTGGAGCTCGCCGACCAGTTCCGGGGCCTGCGCCCGGTCTTCTGGTTCACCGAAGAGCGCGGGCGGCTCGACGCCGCGGACCCGGGTGCAGTGGGCGCGCTGTGCCCCGACCACCGGGCGCGCGCGACGTACGCGTGCGGCCCGGACTCCTTCGTCACGGCCGTGGAGGCCCTGGGGGAGGTTTCCGGTCACGCCCCCGTGGTGGAGAGGTTCGACGTGGCGCGCGCAGCCACCGGCGGGCGCCCGGGAGAGATCCGTCTCCAGCAAAGCGGCCTCACGGTGGCGGTGGGCGGACGCGACACCATCCTGGAGGCCGCCGAACGCGCCGAGCACCCTCTGCCCCACGGCTGCCGGATGGGCATCTGCCACAGCTGCCTGATTCCCATGACGGACGGAGCGGTCACCAACATCCGCACCGGTGAGCTCCACCGGGAACCCGGACCCATCCAGACCTGCGTGACGCGGCCCGCCCCCTATGCCGCGTTCGATGCCTGA
- the tadA gene encoding tRNA adenosine(34) deaminase TadA: MALPHTARSIQLEGWMDLALSEAALTAASGDVPIGAVVLDTDGRVIGTGRNRREECGDPTAHAEVLALREAAAHRGEWRLEGCTLVVTLEPCAMCAGAVVLARVPTVVFGAWDPKAGACGSVFDIVRDPRLNHWVEVTGGVREDECAALLRDFFRTHR; the protein is encoded by the coding sequence ATGGCTCTTCCGCACACCGCCAGGTCCATCCAGCTCGAGGGCTGGATGGACCTGGCGCTTTCCGAGGCCGCACTCACGGCCGCGTCCGGGGACGTGCCCATCGGCGCCGTCGTGCTGGACACGGACGGGCGGGTGATCGGCACCGGGCGCAACCGCCGCGAGGAGTGCGGGGACCCCACCGCGCACGCGGAGGTGCTCGCCCTGCGCGAGGCGGCGGCGCACCGCGGTGAGTGGCGGCTGGAGGGGTGCACCCTCGTCGTCACCCTGGAGCCGTGCGCCATGTGCGCCGGGGCGGTCGTGCTCGCCCGCGTGCCCACCGTGGTGTTCGGCGCGTGGGACCCCAAGGCCGGGGCGTGCGGCTCGGTGTTCGACATCGTGCGGGACCCCCGCCTCAATCACTGGGTGGAGGTCACCGGCGGCGTGCGCGAGGACGAGTGCGCCGCTCTGCTGCGCGATTTCTTCCGCACCCACCGCTGA
- a CDS encoding ABC transporter permease, translating into MKFIDLLRTAIGNTFRAKARTILTVIAIFIGSFTLTLTSGIGTGVNDYIDKTVAAFGNENALFVQKVSEQSAPGSSEQDGPTEYNPDETNVQLGFGSISGLTDSDIDKIEKIDGVGSVDPMYMVTPKYLEAPGGEKFTLSLGSPPEADGLQLESGEAPERGKDEILLPSSWVEPLGLGSNQDAVGKTVKIALGNAVDQDRTFTVKVSGVAQASLAGSSDNPIPSAGLNKKLYDYQVSGSPRKVPNSYLTATATVDDMSKVGAIKSQLSDENMLGRTVEDQLGMFRAVINGIVWILNSFAIIALLAAGFGIVNTLLMSVQERTREIGLMKALGMSGGKVFGLFSLEAIFIGFLGSAIGAGVAVAAGSILSGVLSNGLLSSLPGLSLFLFNPVNIALIILSVMFIAFLAGTIPAVRAARQDPITALRYE; encoded by the coding sequence GTGAAATTCATCGATCTGCTGCGCACGGCGATCGGGAACACGTTCCGGGCCAAGGCGCGCACCATCCTGACCGTGATCGCGATCTTCATCGGCTCGTTCACGCTCACCCTGACCTCCGGGATCGGCACGGGCGTCAACGACTACATCGACAAGACCGTGGCCGCGTTCGGCAACGAGAACGCCCTGTTCGTCCAGAAGGTCTCCGAGCAGTCCGCCCCCGGCTCCAGCGAGCAGGACGGACCCACCGAGTACAACCCGGACGAGACCAACGTGCAGCTCGGCTTCGGCTCCATCAGCGGCCTGACCGACTCGGACATCGACAAGATCGAGAAGATCGACGGCGTGGGCTCGGTGGACCCCATGTACATGGTCACCCCCAAGTACCTGGAGGCCCCCGGCGGCGAGAAGTTCACGCTCAGCCTGGGCTCGCCCCCGGAGGCGGACGGGCTGCAGCTCGAGTCCGGTGAGGCCCCGGAGCGCGGCAAGGACGAGATCCTGCTGCCCTCCTCGTGGGTCGAGCCCCTGGGCCTGGGATCCAACCAGGACGCCGTGGGCAAGACCGTGAAGATCGCGCTGGGCAACGCCGTGGACCAGGACAGGACGTTCACCGTCAAGGTCTCGGGCGTCGCCCAGGCCTCACTGGCGGGCTCCTCCGACAACCCCATCCCCTCCGCGGGCCTGAACAAGAAGCTCTACGACTACCAGGTCTCCGGAAGCCCCCGGAAGGTCCCGAACTCGTACCTGACCGCCACCGCCACCGTGGACGACATGTCCAAGGTGGGCGCCATCAAGTCGCAGCTCTCGGACGAGAACATGCTCGGACGCACCGTGGAGGACCAGCTGGGCATGTTCCGCGCGGTCATCAACGGCATCGTGTGGATCCTCAACTCCTTCGCCATCATCGCGCTGCTCGCCGCGGGCTTCGGCATCGTGAACACGCTGCTGATGTCCGTGCAGGAGCGCACCCGGGAGATCGGGCTGATGAAGGCGCTGGGCATGAGCGGGGGCAAGGTCTTCGGCCTGTTCTCCCTCGAGGCGATCTTCATCGGCTTCCTGGGCTCCGCGATCGGCGCCGGCGTAGCCGTGGCAGCCGGGAGCATCCTCAGCGGGGTGCTCTCCAACGGGCTGCTGTCGTCACTGCCCGGGCTGAGCCTGTTCCTGTTCAACCCCGTGAACATCGCCCTGATCATCCTCTCGGTCATGTTCATCGCCTTCCTGGCCGGCACCATCCCCGCCGTGCGGGCTGCCCGCCAGGATCCCATCACCGCCCTGCGCTACGAGTGA
- a CDS encoding ABC transporter ATP-binding protein: protein MTAPVLETENLVKIYGRGDTRFDALKGINLEIGKGESVAVVGKSGSGKSTLMHLLALLDAPTHGVVAVEGRPTGDLGAKELNELRNSAFGFVFQQFFLTPNQSVLENVTLPLKIAGVPASERKRRGLEALEQLEMADKADNKATDLSGGQKQRVVIARALINDPSVIFADEPTGNLDSATSKVVEDILFGLNRDKGITLVVVTHDEDLAKRCSRQIYLVDGQIVPSPEKPASDVAPGSPAHPWAQQPAEAAAETLQVTEPATGEVVTISQADAAEIARAAQEPPRPGKHAAPAPTPEQPGATA from the coding sequence ATGACGGCACCGGTTCTCGAGACGGAGAATTTGGTCAAGATCTACGGCAGGGGCGACACCCGCTTCGACGCCCTCAAGGGCATCAACCTGGAGATCGGCAAGGGCGAGTCCGTGGCCGTGGTGGGCAAGTCCGGCTCGGGCAAGTCCACCCTCATGCACCTGCTCGCGCTGCTGGACGCCCCCACCCACGGCGTGGTGGCCGTGGAGGGCAGGCCCACCGGGGACCTCGGCGCCAAGGAGCTCAACGAGCTGCGCAACTCCGCGTTCGGCTTCGTGTTCCAGCAGTTCTTCCTGACACCCAACCAGAGCGTGCTGGAGAACGTCACGCTGCCCCTGAAGATCGCGGGCGTCCCCGCGTCCGAGCGCAAGCGCCGGGGCCTCGAGGCGCTCGAGCAGCTGGAGATGGCGGACAAGGCGGACAACAAGGCCACCGACCTCTCCGGCGGGCAGAAGCAGCGCGTGGTGATCGCCCGCGCGCTCATCAACGACCCCTCCGTGATCTTCGCGGACGAGCCCACCGGCAACCTGGACTCCGCGACCTCCAAGGTGGTGGAGGACATCCTCTTCGGACTCAACCGGGACAAGGGGATCACCCTGGTGGTCGTGACCCACGACGAGGACCTCGCCAAGCGCTGCTCGCGCCAGATCTACCTGGTGGACGGGCAGATCGTGCCGAGCCCCGAGAAGCCCGCGAGCGACGTCGCCCCCGGATCCCCGGCCCACCCGTGGGCCCAGCAGCCCGCCGAGGCCGCTGCGGAGACCCTGCAGGTCACCGAGCCCGCCACCGGGGAGGTGGTCACGATCAGCCAGGCCGACGCCGCCGAGATCGCCCGCGCCGCCCAGGAACCACCGCGCCCCGGCAAGCACGCCGCGCCCGCCCCCACCCCCGAGCAGCCAGGAGCCACCGCGTGA
- the upp gene encoding uracil phosphoribosyltransferase, giving the protein MRVTVLDHPLVAHKLSVLREKDTPSPVFRQLVEELVTLLAYEATRDVRVEPVTIQTPVAETQGTALTRPRPLVVPILRAGLGMLEGMTHLIPTAEVGFLGMARDDATLDIITYAERLPDDLTGRQVYVLDPMLATGGTLSEAIKFLYRRGAQDITCVCLLAAPEGLDRLEKELGDSEVNVVLASVDERLDENAYIVPGLGDAGDRLYGVVD; this is encoded by the coding sequence ATGCGAGTCACTGTCTTGGATCACCCGTTGGTCGCCCACAAGCTGAGCGTGTTGCGCGAGAAGGACACCCCGTCCCCCGTGTTCCGCCAGCTGGTGGAGGAACTGGTCACGCTGCTGGCCTACGAGGCCACCCGGGATGTCCGCGTGGAGCCGGTGACCATCCAGACCCCGGTGGCCGAGACGCAGGGCACCGCCCTGACCCGCCCGCGCCCGCTGGTGGTTCCCATCCTGCGCGCCGGGCTGGGGATGCTCGAGGGCATGACCCACCTGATCCCCACCGCGGAGGTCGGCTTCCTGGGCATGGCCCGGGACGACGCCACCCTGGACATCATCACCTACGCCGAACGGCTGCCGGACGACCTCACGGGGCGCCAGGTGTACGTGCTCGATCCCATGCTCGCCACGGGTGGCACCCTCAGCGAGGCCATCAAGTTCCTGTACCGCCGCGGTGCGCAGGACATCACGTGCGTGTGCCTGCTGGCCGCCCCCGAGGGGCTCGACCGGCTCGAGAAGGAGCTCGGGGACAGCGAGGTGAACGTGGTGCTCGCCTCCGTGGACGAGCGGCTCGACGAGAACGCCTACATCGTGCCGGGGCTCGGGGACGCCGGGGACCGTCTGTACGGCGTCGTGGACTGA
- a CDS encoding winged helix-turn-helix domain-containing protein, with the protein MSGAPGYVHISQRHRLSGAQAPVRARGAHRAPGAPEEHRHLRSVSADYAPEVRDPQVPDQQPTEARGFVLYVGVDEQAAADRGINLVQLVQEIRQHIRSTVPGSDSYAAVALAPVNAQGTDLEVVRSALGDPTFTDPVIEPIAPLPACGAGSRIDHQRVGVLIDLSRREVFLDGDLLNLTHREFELLNYLVENGTRTVGRTELLDNLWEDAEEVPSERTIDVHVRRLRSKLGRLANTVRTVRGQGYRFYDHPEVVVWAAPEYSI; encoded by the coding sequence ATGTCAGGCGCACCGGGCTACGTCCACATCTCCCAGCGGCACCGGCTGTCCGGCGCCCAGGCCCCTGTGCGCGCACGCGGAGCCCACCGCGCTCCCGGGGCTCCCGAGGAGCACCGCCACCTGCGCTCCGTCTCCGCGGACTACGCCCCCGAGGTCCGGGACCCCCAGGTGCCCGACCAGCAGCCCACCGAGGCCCGCGGCTTCGTGCTGTACGTGGGCGTGGACGAGCAGGCCGCGGCGGACCGGGGGATCAACCTGGTCCAGCTCGTGCAGGAGATCCGCCAGCACATCCGTTCCACCGTTCCCGGGTCCGACTCCTACGCCGCCGTGGCGCTCGCCCCGGTGAACGCGCAGGGCACGGACCTCGAGGTGGTGCGCAGCGCCCTGGGGGACCCCACCTTCACGGATCCGGTGATCGAGCCCATCGCGCCGCTGCCCGCGTGCGGTGCCGGCAGCCGCATCGACCACCAGCGCGTGGGCGTGCTGATCGACCTGTCCCGCCGCGAGGTGTTCCTGGACGGGGACCTGCTCAACCTCACGCACCGCGAGTTCGAGCTGCTCAACTACCTGGTGGAGAACGGCACGCGCACCGTGGGCCGCACCGAGCTGCTCGACAACCTGTGGGAGGACGCCGAGGAGGTGCCCTCCGAGCGCACCATCGACGTCCACGTGCGGCGGCTGCGCTCCAAGCTGGGGCGCCTGGCCAACACCGTGCGCACCGTGCGGGGCCAGGGCTACCGCTTCTACGACCACCCCGAGGTGGTCGTGTGGGCGGCTCCCGAGTACTCCATCTGA
- a CDS encoding SixA phosphatase family protein → MTRHDLKHLVIMRHGQADYPRDVPDHDRPLVPRGAREAAAAGAWLAENAPPEMILVSPALRTRQTVTWVCHELGEKAPTPQLWEGLYNGADAQLVAAVNHVPESVRTLLVVAHMPGVLDAVLRLASRDSDPDAMMDVAGGFPTAGTAVLEVPGDWALLDGADARLTAFHAPEV, encoded by the coding sequence ATGACCCGCCACGACCTCAAGCACCTGGTGATCATGCGCCACGGGCAAGCCGACTACCCGCGGGACGTCCCGGACCACGACCGTCCGCTCGTGCCGCGCGGTGCGCGGGAGGCCGCGGCGGCGGGGGCGTGGCTGGCGGAGAACGCGCCGCCAGAGATGATCCTGGTCTCGCCCGCCCTGCGCACGCGGCAGACGGTCACGTGGGTGTGCCACGAACTGGGGGAGAAGGCGCCCACTCCCCAGTTGTGGGAGGGGCTCTACAACGGGGCGGACGCCCAGCTGGTCGCCGCGGTCAACCACGTGCCGGAATCCGTGCGCACCCTGCTGGTGGTCGCGCACATGCCGGGTGTCCTGGACGCCGTGCTGCGCCTGGCCTCACGCGACTCGGACCCGGACGCCATGATGGACGTGGCCGGTGGCTTCCCCACCGCGGGCACCGCGGTGCTGGAGGTCCCCGGGGACTGGGCGCTGCTCGACGGTGCGGACGCCCGCCTCACCGCGTTCCACGCACCGGAGGTGTGA
- a CDS encoding GmrSD restriction endonuclease domain-containing protein — MRGPCVNRRPAGAARIEDSLTSPRTSPARSTAIVAAVLAVALAGCGAPGTSAPSSDAPTASAARTTDTTTPPAPSPTPAASRTGAAGAGTASSSPSDRTRSAAPGTALAALGEIPVKGRAPRTGYSRDEFGPRWADTDHNGCDTRNDVLRRDLTGVEVKPGTHGCKVAAGSLLSPYTGEAMAFTAGRDTSAEVQIDHVVALSDAWQKGAQQLDAARRTELANDPLNLLAVDGPSNTAKSDGDAATWLPPARGERCEYVATQIAVKKTYELWVTDAEKQALIRVLDTCPEQILPGPRAVPAPADEPAAEPAAPPAVPAAPAAPAAPAPRLPASAQPPAGAGAPGGDVYFSRCAEARAAGMAPLYAGSPGYRPGLDGDGDGVACEAKH; from the coding sequence ATGCGGGGTCCTTGCGTTAACCGCCGCCCCGCCGGCGCCGCCAGGATCGAGGACTCCCTGACTTCCCCCCGCACCTCCCCCGCCCGCAGCACCGCCATCGTGGCCGCGGTGCTCGCCGTCGCCCTCGCCGGGTGCGGCGCCCCGGGCACGTCCGCCCCCTCGTCGGACGCGCCGACCGCCTCCGCTGCGCGCACAACCGACACGACGACGCCGCCCGCGCCCTCCCCCACGCCGGCCGCGAGCCGCACCGGGGCAGCCGGGGCGGGGACGGCGTCGTCGTCCCCCTCCGACCGCACGCGCAGTGCCGCACCCGGAACGGCGCTCGCGGCACTGGGAGAAATCCCCGTGAAGGGCCGCGCGCCCAGGACCGGCTACTCGCGGGACGAGTTCGGCCCCCGCTGGGCGGACACGGACCACAACGGCTGCGACACCCGCAACGACGTCCTGCGGCGGGACCTCACCGGGGTGGAGGTGAAGCCGGGCACGCACGGCTGCAAGGTGGCCGCGGGCTCGCTGCTGAGCCCGTACACGGGGGAGGCCATGGCGTTCACGGCGGGCCGGGACACCAGCGCGGAGGTGCAGATCGACCACGTGGTGGCCCTCTCCGACGCGTGGCAGAAGGGTGCGCAGCAGCTCGACGCCGCCCGGCGCACCGAGCTCGCCAACGACCCCCTCAACCTGCTGGCCGTGGACGGCCCGAGCAACACTGCGAAGTCCGACGGGGACGCCGCCACCTGGCTGCCCCCGGCCAGGGGCGAGCGCTGCGAGTACGTCGCCACGCAGATCGCGGTGAAGAAGACCTACGAGCTGTGGGTCACGGACGCGGAGAAGCAGGCGCTGATCCGCGTGCTGGACACGTGCCCCGAGCAGATACTGCCGGGCCCGCGCGCCGTTCCGGCCCCGGCGGACGAACCCGCCGCGGAACCCGCGGCACCGCCCGCCGTGCCGGCGGCACCCGCCGCCCCGGCCGCGCCCGCACCCCGGCTGCCGGCTTCTGCGCAGCCCCCGGCCGGTGCGGGTGCGCCCGGCGGGGACGTGTACTTCTCCCGCTGCGCCGAGGCCCGCGCCGCCGGGATGGCGCCGCTGTACGCGGGATCCCCCGGGTACCGCCCGGGTCTGGACGGGGACGGCGACGGTGTAGCGTGCGAGGCCAAGCACTGA
- a CDS encoding phosphoenolpyruvate carboxykinase (GTP), producing MADNSTASTGTTELNREVQQSLDNPPTDYRELVDWVREVAELATPDRIHWADGSEAEWAQLTDQMVEAGTLVRLAEDKFPNSFAAFSDPEDVARVEERTFICTKTQKGAGPTNNWEDPQVMKETLRKRFNGAMRGRTMYVIPFVMGSLDAQKPQYGVEITDSPYVVCSMRIMATIGTDVLEKMSRDKAPFVECVHSLGAPLQPGEEDVPWPCNPAKYIVQFPEDRAIWSFGSGYGGNALLGKKCYALRIASAIAHDEGWLAEHMLILKVTDPEGDSRFIAAAFPSACGKTNFAMLEPTIEGWKAEMVGDDIAWIRFGKDRTPRVVNPEAGLFGVAPGTGWSTNPNAMHAIARGNTIFTNVALTDDGGVWWEGMTDEVPEHLTDWKGNDWTPESGRPAAHPNSRFCTPIKQVEILAPEYDDPEGVPLSAIIFGGRRKTTVPLVSESFGWEHGVFQGATLSSETTAAAKGAVGVVRRDPMAMLPFIGYNANDYLEHWLDTGARMGEENMPRIYYVNWFRRTPDGGFAWPGFGENSRVVKWIVERLKGTAGGHETPVGILPAKEDLDLTGLEISDEEIEAALRVDKDEWLAELPGIDEWFARLRDVPEVILEQRAGLEERLKND from the coding sequence ATGGCTGACAACAGCACAGCAAGCACCGGGACCACCGAGCTCAACCGCGAGGTCCAGCAGTCGCTGGACAACCCGCCCACGGACTACCGGGAGCTCGTGGACTGGGTGCGCGAGGTCGCAGAGCTTGCCACGCCGGACCGCATCCACTGGGCGGACGGCTCCGAGGCCGAGTGGGCCCAGCTGACCGACCAGATGGTCGAGGCCGGCACGCTGGTGCGTCTCGCGGAGGACAAGTTCCCCAATTCGTTCGCGGCGTTCTCCGACCCCGAGGACGTCGCCCGCGTGGAGGAGCGCACCTTCATCTGCACCAAGACCCAGAAGGGGGCGGGGCCCACCAACAACTGGGAGGACCCGCAGGTCATGAAGGAGACCCTGCGCAAGCGCTTCAACGGCGCCATGCGCGGGCGCACCATGTACGTGATCCCGTTCGTCATGGGCTCCCTGGACGCGCAGAAGCCCCAGTACGGCGTGGAGATCACCGACTCCCCCTACGTGGTGTGCTCCATGCGCATCATGGCCACCATCGGCACGGACGTGCTGGAGAAGATGTCCCGGGACAAGGCCCCGTTCGTGGAGTGCGTGCACTCCCTGGGCGCCCCGCTGCAGCCGGGCGAGGAGGACGTCCCCTGGCCCTGCAACCCGGCCAAGTACATCGTGCAGTTCCCCGAGGACCGCGCCATCTGGTCCTTCGGCTCCGGCTACGGCGGCAACGCACTGCTGGGCAAGAAGTGCTACGCGCTGCGCATCGCCTCCGCGATCGCCCACGACGAGGGCTGGCTGGCCGAGCACATGCTGATCCTCAAGGTCACGGACCCCGAGGGCGACTCCCGCTTCATCGCCGCGGCCTTCCCGTCCGCGTGCGGCAAGACCAACTTCGCGATGCTCGAGCCCACCATCGAGGGCTGGAAGGCCGAGATGGTCGGGGACGACATCGCCTGGATCCGCTTCGGCAAGGACCGCACCCCGCGCGTGGTCAACCCGGAGGCTGGGCTGTTCGGCGTGGCGCCGGGCACCGGGTGGTCCACCAACCCGAACGCGATGCACGCGATTGCTCGCGGCAACACCATCTTCACCAACGTGGCGCTGACCGACGACGGCGGCGTGTGGTGGGAGGGCATGACCGACGAGGTCCCCGAGCACCTCACAGACTGGAAGGGCAACGACTGGACCCCAGAGTCCGGGCGACCCGCCGCGCACCCCAACTCCCGGTTCTGCACCCCCATCAAGCAGGTGGAGATCCTGGCCCCGGAGTACGACGACCCCGAGGGCGTGCCGCTGTCGGCGATCATCTTCGGCGGGCGCCGCAAGACCACCGTGCCCCTGGTGTCCGAGTCCTTCGGGTGGGAGCACGGCGTGTTCCAGGGCGCCACGCTGTCCTCCGAGACCACCGCCGCCGCCAAGGGTGCGGTGGGTGTGGTGCGCCGCGACCCCATGGCCATGCTCCCGTTCATCGGCTACAACGCCAACGACTACCTCGAGCACTGGCTGGACACCGGCGCCCGCATGGGCGAGGAGAACATGCCGCGGATCTACTACGTGAACTGGTTCCGCCGCACCCCGGACGGCGGTTTCGCGTGGCCCGGCTTCGGTGAGAACTCGCGCGTGGTCAAGTGGATCGTGGAACGCCTCAAGGGCACCGCGGGCGGCCACGAGACCCCCGTGGGCATCCTCCCGGCCAAGGAGGACCTCGACCTCACGGGTCTGGAGATCTCCGACGAGGAGATCGAGGCAGCCCTGCGCGTGGACAAGGACGAGTGGCTCGCGGAGCTGCCCGGCATCGACGAGTGGTTCGCCCGACTGCGCGACGTCCCCGAGGTCATCCTCGAGCAGCGCGCCGGTCTCGAGGAGCGCCTGAAGAACGACTGA